The proteins below are encoded in one region of Mycobacterium pseudokansasii:
- a CDS encoding phage major capsid protein → MSGLEQTLARLQRLRDDTDAQRRAIVSLAESEQRERLSEQETAEFRSLSDIVADLSERCQHIRGEIQRSGRLDPEALIVRTATATVGGSAATTEAWARTAARELREALGGSESRAVVSGSVDVPALIPASVAAIPHPTRLIDLLVNRTPVDGMAYETYVQTARTNNAAPTADLATKPTSALTVKAVQDRCRVFAHLSEPVPYRIWASNEAITSWLVDEMAAGVWDSIEHAAINGNGSGEMPMGVLGLEGFTTPSDRTHVPWTTDLPTTLRSAVTALQNLGEQPTGWALSPADAQAVDLLRWSTDGGFLSRGYDSSPDAQASLADNIFGPTRPRVVSPSIPQGMAVLADWRQLKLFLNGTMQLLVNAFGDSLFQANAVQVRGELHAGINVLRPKAFAIVDLTA, encoded by the coding sequence ATGTCCGGCCTTGAACAAACCCTTGCCCGTCTGCAACGCCTACGCGATGACACCGACGCCCAACGGAGGGCGATCGTGAGCCTCGCGGAATCCGAACAGCGCGAACGTTTGTCCGAGCAGGAGACCGCCGAGTTCAGGTCGTTGTCCGACATCGTGGCGGACCTCTCCGAAAGGTGCCAGCACATCCGCGGCGAAATCCAGCGATCGGGACGGCTTGACCCCGAGGCGCTGATCGTGCGCACGGCGACGGCCACGGTGGGCGGCAGTGCCGCTACGACGGAAGCGTGGGCGCGGACCGCTGCACGCGAGCTGCGGGAGGCCCTTGGCGGCAGCGAGTCCCGCGCCGTGGTGAGCGGCAGCGTCGACGTGCCCGCGTTAATCCCGGCTTCGGTCGCCGCGATCCCGCACCCGACACGGCTGATCGATTTGCTGGTCAACCGCACCCCGGTCGACGGTATGGCGTATGAGACCTATGTCCAGACCGCGAGAACGAACAACGCGGCGCCGACCGCGGACTTGGCGACCAAGCCGACGTCAGCCCTGACCGTCAAGGCGGTGCAGGATCGGTGCAGGGTATTTGCCCACCTCAGCGAACCTGTGCCGTATCGCATTTGGGCGTCCAACGAGGCCATCACCAGCTGGCTTGTGGATGAAATGGCCGCAGGCGTCTGGGACTCGATCGAACACGCCGCCATCAACGGCAACGGCTCGGGCGAGATGCCCATGGGTGTTCTCGGGCTGGAAGGTTTCACGACCCCATCGGACCGCACTCATGTCCCGTGGACCACGGACTTGCCGACCACGCTGCGTTCCGCGGTGACGGCGTTGCAGAACCTCGGCGAGCAGCCGACGGGCTGGGCGCTGAGCCCCGCCGACGCACAGGCAGTGGACCTGCTTCGCTGGTCGACGGATGGCGGCTTCCTCTCGCGCGGTTACGACAGCAGCCCGGATGCGCAGGCGTCGCTCGCGGACAACATTTTTGGGCCGACCCGGCCGAGGGTCGTCTCGCCGAGCATTCCGCAGGGAATGGCCGTCCTGGCGGACTGGCGGCAGTTGAAATTGTTCCTCAACGGCACGATGCAGTTGCTCGTTAATGCCTTCGGGGACAGTCTGTTTCAGGCAAATGCCGTGCAGGTCCGCGGGGAGCTGCACGCGGGCATCAATGTGCTGAGGCCGAAGGCGTTCGCCATCGTCGACCTCACCGCGTGA